A genomic region of Gemmata massiliana contains the following coding sequences:
- the truD gene encoding tRNA pseudouridine(13) synthase TruD — MQHPAMNPPLFTAELPGTGGRIRTHDEDFEVEEVPSYEPCGTGEHLYLWIEKKGVAPEFFAQTIARRLGTHPGNVGTAGLKDRHAVTRQWVSVPKECEPRISKIDDEGVRVLKTGLHSNKLKPGHLRGNRFRILIREADRTAPVDTILDRIRTQGMPNYYGPQRFGRDGGTVDLGLQCLAGKAPRRIRPFLFRFALSSVQSLLFNDYLARRMKDGLFRTVLDGDVMTKWPFGGMFVAKDVPAEQARFDARETVTAGPMFGKKTFPAEGIAAEREAVVLHDNGLSIASFGGFGKLVLGTRRQNLVYLDDLVSAWEPDGLRLSFTLPAGSYATVLLAEVMKTSISEDDAAPDEDGEGEQ; from the coding sequence ATGCAACACCCCGCGATGAATCCGCCACTGTTTACCGCCGAACTGCCGGGCACGGGGGGGCGGATTCGCACGCACGACGAAGACTTCGAGGTCGAAGAGGTGCCATCGTATGAGCCGTGCGGTACCGGGGAGCACCTCTACCTGTGGATCGAAAAGAAGGGCGTCGCGCCGGAGTTCTTTGCTCAGACGATCGCGCGAAGACTCGGTACTCATCCCGGGAACGTGGGCACCGCGGGCCTCAAAGACCGGCACGCGGTCACACGACAGTGGGTGTCTGTGCCGAAGGAGTGTGAGCCGCGCATTTCCAAGATCGACGACGAGGGCGTGCGCGTTCTGAAAACGGGGCTGCACTCGAACAAGCTCAAGCCTGGGCACCTGCGGGGTAACCGGTTCCGTATTCTCATCCGCGAAGCCGACCGCACCGCACCCGTCGACACGATCCTCGATCGCATTCGCACACAGGGAATGCCGAACTACTACGGTCCACAGCGGTTCGGGCGCGACGGCGGAACCGTGGATCTCGGGCTCCAGTGCCTCGCGGGGAAAGCCCCTCGGCGCATCCGGCCGTTCCTGTTCCGGTTCGCGCTTTCGAGCGTGCAATCGCTTCTCTTCAACGACTACCTCGCGCGCCGGATGAAGGATGGGCTGTTCCGCACGGTGCTCGATGGCGACGTGATGACGAAGTGGCCGTTCGGCGGCATGTTTGTCGCGAAGGACGTACCCGCGGAGCAGGCCCGCTTCGACGCACGCGAAACGGTGACCGCTGGCCCGATGTTCGGCAAGAAGACGTTCCCGGCCGAGGGCATCGCAGCCGAGCGCGAAGCAGTCGTGCTGCACGACAACGGGCTGTCGATCGCATCGTTCGGCGGGTTCGGCAAGCTCGTGCTCGGCACCCGGCGCCAGAACCTGGTGTACCTCGACGATCTCGTGTCCGCGTGGGAACCGGACGGCTTGCGGCTCAGTTTCACGCTCCCCGCTGGCAGCTACGCGACCGTGCTTCTTGCCGAAGTGATGAAGACCAGCATTTCGGAAGACGATGCCGCTCCCGATGAAGACGGCGAAGGCGAACAGTAA
- a CDS encoding serine/threonine-protein kinase: protein MPPAPTADSGTYRSYTKLAGTEPLPGYTLLSPLGRGGFGEVWKCEAPGGLHKAIKFVSSISEDGRGDERFSQELTAFEQIKTIRHPFLLTLERVEQIDRELVMVMELADRQLQDRFRECRTCGLPGIPRDELLAYFADAAEALDVISAKFHLQHLDVKPANLFLVSGHVKVGDYGLVAQLEGADAGNRGLTPRYVAPEVLHGTPSSCSDQYSLALVYQELLTGEFPYAGRTPQQLMLQHVSGQPDLSGLPPSDQPAVKRALAKRPIDRFPSCLAFVQALMMAENSTAIPNAGMSIRRSRVDRAVAEMHVALDNGEEYPGNNSSVSAQNDPTHPGTPKSRCAPPTQSFTLPKAPLTVPGVKYSGLPPLVSGTRQAPAPAPEPIPASTRRSSSVPTPPPRIVETPPPVEEAERGLVVLDSIHSVVPVGQLLGMESDEFPLNPQAFAEAVVNVAGGGGYVPHIPGDIGRLLDGSWVCQFPSTVPSAVVPLKLAVVRERWGVSLEQPEAGLVVMRRTAGGGGFFSGKKFGFEARIVLPPVGRAVGEMTATAQLFGTPDPKFARDSMDLMPKLLVDIRTQLANVQDRRRSPRVEYGSPITIYPVHSDGGIDTAVQGRCRDVSLGGLGFTTAAKLPTKYAYITFPGVTATVGQALLARLIRTQSSMRESTYGAEYRTDL from the coding sequence ATGCCGCCTGCTCCGACCGCCGACAGCGGTACTTACCGTTCCTACACAAAACTAGCCGGCACTGAGCCGCTGCCCGGTTACACGCTCCTCTCGCCCCTCGGTCGGGGCGGATTCGGCGAGGTCTGGAAGTGCGAGGCGCCCGGCGGGTTACACAAGGCTATCAAGTTCGTCTCGTCGATTTCCGAGGACGGGCGCGGGGACGAACGATTTAGTCAGGAACTCACAGCATTCGAGCAAATCAAAACAATCCGGCACCCGTTCCTGCTCACCCTTGAACGTGTTGAGCAGATCGATCGCGAACTCGTGATGGTCATGGAACTCGCCGACCGGCAGCTCCAGGACCGGTTCCGTGAGTGCCGCACGTGCGGGCTGCCCGGTATCCCGCGCGACGAGTTACTGGCCTACTTCGCCGACGCCGCTGAAGCCCTGGACGTGATTTCGGCCAAGTTCCACCTCCAGCACCTCGACGTTAAACCGGCCAACTTGTTCCTCGTGTCCGGCCACGTGAAAGTGGGTGACTACGGGTTGGTCGCGCAACTTGAAGGCGCGGACGCGGGAAATCGTGGACTGACGCCCCGGTACGTTGCGCCGGAGGTACTCCACGGCACGCCGAGCAGTTGCTCGGACCAGTACAGCCTCGCGCTCGTATACCAGGAACTGCTCACCGGCGAGTTCCCGTATGCAGGGCGCACGCCGCAACAGTTGATGCTCCAGCACGTTTCCGGGCAACCGGATTTGTCGGGGCTGCCACCCTCCGATCAGCCGGCCGTGAAACGCGCGCTGGCCAAGAGGCCAATCGATCGGTTCCCGTCGTGTCTCGCGTTCGTTCAGGCCCTCATGATGGCCGAGAACTCGACCGCGATTCCCAACGCCGGGATGAGCATTCGGCGCTCGCGCGTGGACCGCGCCGTTGCCGAGATGCACGTCGCGCTCGACAACGGCGAGGAGTACCCCGGTAACAACTCGTCGGTCAGTGCGCAAAACGACCCGACCCACCCCGGAACGCCCAAGAGCCGCTGCGCCCCGCCGACCCAGAGCTTTACGCTCCCGAAGGCGCCTCTGACCGTACCGGGCGTGAAGTACAGCGGCCTCCCGCCACTCGTATCCGGCACGCGCCAGGCTCCGGCCCCCGCGCCGGAACCGATCCCGGCGAGCACACGCCGATCCAGCTCCGTCCCCACTCCGCCGCCGCGGATCGTCGAAACACCGCCACCCGTTGAAGAGGCGGAACGCGGACTGGTGGTACTGGACTCGATTCATTCAGTTGTTCCAGTGGGGCAACTCCTGGGTATGGAGTCCGACGAGTTTCCTCTAAACCCACAAGCCTTTGCCGAAGCCGTTGTGAACGTGGCCGGTGGAGGTGGGTACGTCCCGCACATTCCGGGGGACATCGGGCGCCTTCTCGACGGCTCGTGGGTGTGCCAGTTCCCCTCCACTGTTCCTTCAGCGGTCGTGCCGCTCAAGTTGGCTGTTGTTCGCGAGCGCTGGGGCGTGTCGCTGGAACAACCGGAAGCGGGTTTGGTCGTGATGCGCCGCACCGCGGGTGGTGGCGGGTTTTTCAGCGGAAAGAAATTCGGGTTCGAGGCCAGAATCGTGTTACCGCCGGTCGGTCGCGCGGTCGGGGAAATGACCGCCACGGCACAACTGTTCGGAACACCCGACCCGAAATTCGCACGCGACTCGATGGACCTGATGCCAAAGCTGCTCGTCGACATCCGCACCCAACTCGCGAACGTGCAGGACCGGCGGCGGAGTCCGCGGGTCGAGTACGGCTCGCCGATCACGATTTACCCCGTCCACAGCGACGGCGGCATTGATACAGCAGTTCAGGGCCGGTGCCGGGACGTGTCGCTCGGTGGCCTGGGGTTCACCACCGCGGCGAAGCTACCCACGAAGTACGCCTACATCACCTTTCCCGGGGTCACCGCGACCGTCGGACAAGCACTGTTGGCACGCCTGATCCGCACGCAGTCCTCGATGCGTGAGTCCACTTACGGTGCTGAATACCGCACCGATCTGTAG
- a CDS encoding alpha/beta hydrolase translates to MFSPRLVVLALVFAPLGPQSARADAAIPLSPEKAKSAFLKALDRPKVPADVREAGNPVEKGNLVYSRWSFASEKKADDTVERVPVLMVAPAGAKNKLPVMIVLHGTGGNKESAQPWLEDFAKRGIIGIAIDARYHGERSRGKKGSEAYVAAITKAWQTPTGKPMEHPFYYDTVWDLWRLVDVLEARNDVNPKHIGMLGISMGGIQTWLAASVDDRVTVAASLIGVQSFKWSLDNDKWQGRANTIKQTHEAVAKDLGEPAINKRVCYELWSKVIPGILDDYDCPNLLPLFAANSRALFIANGDMDPNCPIEGAKIAMRAAENAYAKINAKDRLVVRVNAGVGHKVTDDDRKSAIEFCTKWLK, encoded by the coding sequence ATGTTTTCCCCCCGATTAGTCGTTCTCGCGCTCGTTTTCGCCCCGTTAGGTCCGCAATCGGCACGCGCTGATGCGGCAATCCCGCTGTCGCCCGAAAAAGCGAAGAGCGCGTTCCTCAAAGCGCTCGACCGGCCCAAAGTGCCGGCCGACGTGCGCGAAGCGGGGAACCCGGTCGAAAAAGGTAACCTCGTGTACTCGCGGTGGTCGTTCGCCAGCGAAAAGAAAGCGGACGACACCGTAGAACGTGTCCCGGTGCTCATGGTTGCGCCGGCCGGTGCAAAAAATAAGTTGCCCGTGATGATCGTGCTGCACGGCACCGGCGGGAACAAGGAAAGTGCCCAGCCGTGGCTCGAAGACTTCGCGAAGCGTGGAATCATCGGGATCGCGATCGACGCGCGTTATCACGGTGAGCGGAGCCGCGGGAAAAAGGGTTCCGAGGCTTACGTCGCGGCGATCACGAAAGCGTGGCAAACGCCCACCGGCAAACCGATGGAGCACCCGTTTTATTACGACACTGTTTGGGACTTGTGGCGGCTCGTCGACGTGCTGGAAGCGCGTAACGACGTGAACCCGAAGCACATCGGGATGCTCGGCATCAGCATGGGCGGCATTCAAACATGGCTCGCGGCATCTGTGGACGATCGCGTGACCGTCGCGGCTTCGCTCATCGGCGTTCAGAGCTTTAAATGGAGTCTGGACAACGACAAATGGCAGGGGCGTGCGAACACCATCAAGCAGACGCACGAGGCCGTCGCAAAGGATCTGGGCGAACCGGCCATCAACAAGCGGGTGTGCTACGAACTGTGGTCGAAAGTGATCCCGGGCATTTTGGACGACTACGATTGCCCGAATCTGCTTCCCCTGTTTGCAGCCAATTCCCGGGCGCTCTTCATCGCGAACGGCGACATGGACCCGAACTGCCCCATTGAGGGAGCGAAAATCGCAATGCGTGCTGCGGAGAACGCTTACGCGAAGATCAACGCAAAAGACCGGCTCGTTGTGCGCGTGAACGCGGGCGTCGGCCACAAGGTCACCGATGACGACCGTAAGTCCGCGATCGAGTTCTGTACGAAGTGGCTGAAGTAG
- a CDS encoding AsmA family protein, protein MRVRSWLIRGLILAGIAALVALGWLANSWVSPERVREKVVATLAEQFEDVDVHVGSARMRILGGIAVSDLRLTRRSDPPGQPFLVVPNAILFHDKEQLNRGRLVIRKVQLDNPTIRVERSADGKWNVAEILKPGPADRPVPTFTVQGATAVVIDHSTVGFPPTTFTDVQGTFLNDPLPALTVQATGTAKQYGPVSIRGRLNRINNHLALSVELAEFPVGAAAVSTAQRFAPEVAPHLAKLSAVANVKADLNFAPESIPQWRHDVRFDVKGARFEHPDLPWPIEKIIATVRSVDGRVKVENATAEVGPAKLNVSLETRADAPPPPGPGAPPTDDPMRRFEEQLLRLDVTVAGVPLNDALFNRLPESLKKGRRMFSPTGQVDAGYKFVREGTGWKRELEIRPKQAGMTYEKFRYPVTEVGGQIKRTTTHTGAETTLIDLNGTAAGQSISVRGQINGTGPDPEINLRVAGTNVPIDDKLFDALPPKYAAIVRDFRATGRGDFVAKIAQRAGVNMTENEFSIDVKDGKLNYTAFPYPLEKLKGRLVIHSNATETDRPLRPGEQLRPLPDNDEVIFDEFTAVHAGALVRMHGSRRPIPNTRDHKLVIHVGGTKVPLDKDLRTALGTVKADTVWTTFAPTGHMTFAAIVDVLDRGPTAARPDFDPPLDPATDVKVTFEFSGPTVTPKFFPYELTELAGWLEYKNNRVDLARMSANHGPSRMKLDAGEIRLYPDGAAWANLGGIELKPCIVDETLKKALPGRLGPALDEIQLKGNTELLIKHLVVSAPPDSQPPGALPPGLLPNVNSATNSSLKIGPSLSPGPPPDPIVYWNAELKLLGASLDTGVTWQDAFGSITCRGRYEGTHLGALDGTVWLDRALVARVPVAEARCKMTAEAQKPDPARLGQYLPTTLQFLNVSSDLFSGKLIGEAAVVLTEPTNYKVWLVATDVNLEKAARHYNLGSDADLKGIAQARLLLGNKLDPKTGRQIVDGEGTIDVPTGRMYNLPVLLDLMKVFRGSVPDKTAFEQAHVAFRVRGDRIKVDQLDLIGKAICLGGSGELDSSGDYVKFEFYMVWSQLLKQMINTPVGDLNKFLSKNLFTIKMSRENGELKYRPEPVPLVTEPTKAVLDRLKRGAGWLTGK, encoded by the coding sequence ATGCGCGTTCGCAGTTGGCTTATCCGCGGGTTGATCCTCGCCGGGATCGCGGCATTGGTCGCGCTCGGGTGGCTCGCCAATTCGTGGGTCAGCCCGGAACGGGTGCGCGAGAAGGTCGTCGCCACCCTTGCCGAACAGTTCGAGGACGTGGACGTTCACGTCGGCTCCGCCCGCATGCGCATCCTCGGTGGCATCGCGGTCAGCGACCTGCGCCTCACGCGCCGCAGCGACCCGCCCGGCCAGCCGTTCCTCGTGGTGCCCAACGCGATCCTGTTCCACGACAAAGAGCAGTTGAACCGCGGGCGCCTCGTGATCCGCAAAGTCCAACTCGATAACCCGACGATCCGCGTCGAGCGGTCCGCGGACGGGAAATGGAACGTCGCAGAAATCCTGAAACCCGGCCCCGCGGACAGACCGGTTCCAACCTTCACGGTTCAGGGCGCGACGGCGGTAGTCATCGACCACTCGACCGTCGGGTTTCCGCCGACCACATTTACCGACGTCCAGGGAACGTTCCTCAACGACCCGCTCCCCGCTCTGACTGTGCAAGCTACCGGAACGGCGAAGCAGTACGGCCCCGTCAGCATCCGCGGGCGCCTGAATCGAATCAATAATCACCTGGCCCTTTCGGTGGAACTGGCCGAGTTCCCGGTTGGCGCCGCGGCGGTTTCGACCGCCCAGCGGTTCGCCCCGGAAGTGGCGCCGCACTTGGCGAAGCTCAGCGCGGTCGCCAACGTGAAGGCCGACCTCAATTTCGCCCCGGAATCGATTCCGCAGTGGCGCCACGACGTCCGGTTCGACGTGAAGGGCGCGCGGTTCGAGCACCCCGATTTGCCCTGGCCGATTGAGAAGATCATCGCCACCGTGCGCAGCGTGGACGGGCGCGTGAAGGTCGAGAACGCGACCGCAGAGGTCGGCCCGGCCAAGCTCAACGTGTCACTCGAAACGCGCGCTGATGCACCGCCGCCACCCGGCCCCGGCGCTCCTCCGACCGACGACCCGATGCGCCGGTTCGAGGAGCAACTTCTGCGGCTCGATGTGACGGTGGCCGGCGTGCCGCTCAACGATGCGCTGTTTAATCGACTCCCGGAAAGCCTGAAGAAGGGGCGCCGGATGTTCTCCCCCACCGGGCAGGTAGACGCCGGGTACAAGTTCGTGCGCGAAGGAACGGGCTGGAAACGCGAACTGGAAATACGCCCGAAACAGGCCGGGATGACCTACGAAAAGTTCCGCTACCCGGTGACCGAGGTGGGTGGGCAGATCAAGCGCACGACCACCCACACCGGAGCCGAAACTACCCTCATCGATCTCAACGGCACCGCTGCGGGCCAGTCCATCTCGGTGAGGGGGCAGATCAACGGCACCGGACCGGACCCCGAGATCAACCTGCGCGTGGCAGGGACGAACGTTCCAATCGATGACAAACTGTTCGACGCGCTCCCGCCCAAGTACGCCGCGATCGTGCGCGACTTCCGCGCCACCGGGCGCGGCGACTTCGTCGCCAAGATCGCCCAGCGCGCGGGCGTGAACATGACCGAGAACGAGTTCAGCATTGATGTCAAGGACGGGAAGCTGAACTACACCGCGTTCCCGTACCCGCTGGAGAAGCTCAAGGGCCGGCTCGTGATCCACTCGAACGCGACCGAGACGGACCGCCCGCTGCGCCCGGGCGAACAGCTCCGCCCACTTCCCGACAACGACGAGGTCATCTTCGACGAGTTCACCGCGGTCCACGCCGGCGCGCTGGTGCGAATGCACGGCTCGCGGCGCCCGATCCCGAACACCCGCGACCACAAGCTCGTGATCCACGTCGGCGGGACCAAGGTGCCGCTCGATAAAGACCTCCGGACCGCACTCGGAACGGTGAAGGCAGACACCGTTTGGACCACGTTTGCCCCCACTGGGCACATGACGTTCGCGGCTATTGTGGACGTACTGGACCGCGGGCCAACTGCCGCCCGCCCCGATTTCGATCCGCCACTGGACCCGGCCACCGATGTGAAGGTGACGTTCGAGTTCTCCGGACCGACCGTGACGCCGAAATTCTTCCCCTACGAACTGACCGAACTCGCGGGGTGGCTGGAATACAAGAACAACCGCGTCGATTTGGCGCGCATGTCTGCGAACCACGGACCGAGCCGGATGAAACTGGACGCCGGCGAAATCCGATTGTACCCCGACGGCGCGGCCTGGGCGAACCTCGGCGGGATCGAACTGAAGCCGTGCATCGTCGACGAGACGCTCAAGAAGGCGCTGCCCGGCAGACTCGGCCCGGCGCTCGATGAAATACAACTCAAAGGCAACACGGAACTATTGATCAAGCACCTCGTCGTGAGCGCGCCGCCGGACAGTCAGCCCCCGGGCGCGCTCCCCCCTGGGCTACTACCGAACGTGAATAGCGCGACGAATTCGTCGCTGAAAATCGGGCCGAGCCTGAGCCCCGGCCCCCCGCCCGACCCGATCGTGTACTGGAACGCGGAACTGAAACTGCTCGGCGCGTCACTCGATACCGGGGTGACGTGGCAGGACGCATTCGGCTCGATCACGTGCCGCGGGCGCTACGAGGGCACGCACCTCGGGGCACTCGACGGGACCGTATGGCTGGACCGTGCTCTGGTCGCTCGCGTGCCGGTCGCGGAAGCCCGGTGCAAGATGACGGCCGAGGCGCAGAAGCCGGACCCGGCCCGACTGGGGCAGTACCTGCCTACCACGCTCCAGTTCCTCAACGTGTCCAGTGACCTGTTTAGTGGAAAGCTCATCGGCGAGGCCGCGGTCGTGCTAACGGAGCCCACCAATTACAAAGTGTGGCTCGTGGCGACCGACGTGAACCTGGAAAAAGCGGCCCGCCACTACAACCTCGGCTCCGACGCCGACCTCAAGGGGATCGCACAAGCTCGGCTCCTGCTGGGCAACAAACTGGACCCCAAAACGGGCCGGCAGATCGTTGACGGTGAGGGGACGATCGATGTGCCTACCGGTCGCATGTACAACCTGCCGGTGCTCCTCGATCTGATGAAGGTGTTCCGCGGGTCGGTGCCGGACAAGACGGCGTTCGAGCAGGCCCACGTCGCGTTCCGCGTGCGCGGCGACCGGATCAAGGTCGACCAGCTCGACCTGATCGGTAAGGCCATCTGCCTCGGCGGGTCGGGCGAACTCGACAGCAGCGGGGACTACGTGAAATTCGAGTTCTACATGGTCTGGTCGCAACTGCTGAAACAGATGATTAACACGCCGGTGGGCGACCTGAACAAGTTCCTCAGTAAGAACCTGTTTACGATCAAGATGTCGCGCGAGAACGGCGAACTGAAGTACCGCCCGGAACCGGTTCCGCTCGTGACGGAACCGACAAAGGCCGTGCTCGATCGACTGAAGCGCGGGGCCGGGTGGTTAACGGGCAAATAG
- a CDS encoding LptF/LptG family permease, producing the protein MLGSTLNRMIFWELVRVFLLSLGALTGLVLVVMSIQQAAQLGLSLAQLIRSIPLLVPNILPIAIPATTLFSACVVYGRLAHDNEVIALKAAGVHLFGIVKPTILLGVLATGTTAALYHTTIPRTQQLFYGQILADPEEVLYNSLRRDRRLVHPSLPYVLFVRDVQGRRLIDAVIKRRVKDPKPGTEPYDFVARMHEAQLHVDMDSGTMSIVPDRFVLDGKNANGSSASTEFKMDLPDSVSGKDARLRISALTWDELPDRTAATRAERDELIKQRDAYQAEVEKSYDIKVRTQGMDELKGLKFGIDAKTRQVRNLEAEVHARPALAVSCIVFALIGCPVGIWANRADYLSTFVVCFIPTLLVYYPLLLAGSDVGKAGKVPLWLGCWAADIVMGTVGVLLMWRLLRR; encoded by the coding sequence GTGTTAGGCAGTACCCTGAACCGGATGATCTTCTGGGAACTGGTGCGGGTGTTCCTGCTCTCGCTCGGCGCCCTCACCGGTTTGGTTCTGGTCGTCATGTCGATCCAACAGGCGGCGCAGCTCGGGCTGTCACTGGCCCAGTTGATCCGCTCGATCCCCCTCCTCGTGCCGAACATCCTGCCGATCGCGATCCCCGCGACGACGCTGTTCTCGGCGTGCGTGGTGTACGGGCGCCTGGCGCACGACAATGAGGTCATCGCGCTCAAGGCGGCCGGGGTCCACTTGTTCGGTATTGTGAAGCCGACCATCCTGCTCGGGGTGCTCGCCACCGGTACCACCGCGGCGCTGTACCACACCACGATCCCGCGGACCCAGCAGCTATTTTACGGGCAGATCCTCGCGGACCCCGAAGAGGTTCTCTACAACTCACTGCGCCGGGACCGGCGCCTCGTACACCCGAGCCTCCCATATGTGCTGTTCGTGCGCGACGTACAGGGCAGGCGCCTCATCGACGCGGTCATCAAGCGGCGCGTGAAAGACCCGAAGCCCGGGACCGAACCGTATGACTTCGTGGCCCGGATGCACGAGGCCCAACTTCACGTGGACATGGACAGCGGTACGATGTCGATCGTGCCGGACCGGTTCGTTCTCGACGGGAAGAACGCGAACGGGAGCAGCGCGAGCACCGAATTCAAGATGGACCTGCCCGATTCGGTGAGCGGAAAGGACGCCCGGTTGCGCATTAGCGCGCTGACGTGGGACGAACTCCCCGACCGGACCGCGGCGACTCGCGCGGAACGGGACGAACTTATAAAGCAGCGGGACGCGTACCAGGCCGAAGTCGAAAAATCTTACGACATCAAAGTCCGCACGCAGGGGATGGACGAACTGAAGGGGCTCAAGTTCGGCATCGACGCGAAGACGCGGCAAGTTCGGAACCTGGAAGCGGAAGTACACGCCCGACCCGCACTGGCGGTGAGCTGCATCGTGTTCGCGCTCATCGGCTGCCCGGTCGGTATCTGGGCGAACCGGGCCGACTACCTCAGCACGTTTGTCGTCTGTTTCATCCCCACGCTGCTCGTGTACTACCCGCTGCTCCTGGCCGGGTCCGATGTGGGCAAGGCGGGGAAAGTACCGCTCTGGCTCGGGTGCTGGGCCGCCGATATCGTGATGGGTACCGTCGGCGTGTTGCTGATGTGGCGGCTACTGAGGCGGTAG
- a CDS encoding FKBP-type peptidyl-prolyl cis-trans isomerase produces the protein MPQVPPMPAVDAAEWTKQASGLEIWDSTVGEGDAVKPGATVTVHYTGWLTNGKMFDSSVARGQTISFSLNQVIKGWQEGIPGMKPGGTRRLKIPAVLGYGATGAGRDIPPNAVLIFEVELISSK, from the coding sequence ATGCCGCAAGTACCCCCGATGCCCGCCGTGGACGCCGCCGAGTGGACGAAGCAAGCGTCCGGACTGGAAATTTGGGACTCGACGGTGGGTGAAGGCGACGCGGTGAAGCCCGGCGCCACCGTTACCGTTCACTACACTGGTTGGCTCACGAACGGCAAAATGTTCGACAGCAGCGTGGCCCGCGGGCAGACGATCTCGTTCTCGCTCAACCAGGTCATCAAGGGTTGGCAGGAAGGTATCCCGGGTATGAAGCCGGGCGGCACCCGCCGGCTCAAGATCCCCGCTGTACTCGGCTACGGTGCCACTGGCGCCGGGCGCGACATCCCGCCGAACGCCGTGCTCATCTTTGAGGTCGAACTGATCTCGTCGAAATAA